The following proteins are co-located in the Ignavibacteria bacterium genome:
- a CDS encoding glycosyltransferase family 4 protein, which produces MKKEIVKSKIKVLELITLFSIGGATETVVAMAKGLNNLGYEVHIATGPNIPSEGSMYETAKELGITVITFPRLKRAINPIDDLVVIFQLAKFIRKNKYDIVHTHSSKAGVIGRIAARLAQALVVLHTIHGLPFHRFQNIYIRNFYKLIEKFAALFCDKIVAVTHTIVDVMLKSNLAPASKFTVVRSAFNLDAYNTKLYDTKKIRSKYKLSENDFVLAKVSRFSKLKGHKYLIDAFKTITPKINNCKLLLIGNGELEDELKSYIKHSGLEDKIIFTGLIPPNEIPEVLSSIDVLVHTSLLEGLARVLPQAIMLEKPIISFDLDGAHEVIKDGLNGYLIEPENISSLAEKILMLCYDKKKSKLMGRNGKRMIGNEFSDKVMVGKIDLIYRELIKFKV; this is translated from the coding sequence ATGAAAAAAGAGATAGTCAAATCAAAAATTAAAGTTCTAGAATTAATTACCTTATTTTCCATTGGCGGTGCAACCGAAACTGTTGTAGCGATGGCTAAAGGATTGAACAATCTTGGCTATGAAGTTCACATTGCTACCGGTCCAAATATTCCTTCAGAAGGGAGTATGTATGAAACTGCTAAGGAGTTAGGAATTACAGTAATAACATTCCCAAGACTCAAAAGAGCAATAAATCCGATAGATGATTTAGTAGTAATTTTTCAATTAGCAAAATTTATAAGAAAAAATAAGTATGATATTGTTCATACTCATAGTTCAAAAGCAGGTGTAATAGGACGAATCGCTGCACGATTGGCACAAGCTCTAGTTGTTCTACATACAATACATGGACTCCCATTTCATAGATTTCAAAATATTTATATTAGAAATTTCTATAAATTAATAGAGAAATTTGCTGCACTATTTTGTGACAAAATTGTTGCTGTCACTCATACAATCGTTGATGTGATGTTAAAGAGTAATTTGGCTCCTGCTTCGAAGTTCACTGTCGTCCGAAGTGCTTTCAATTTAGATGCTTATAACACTAAACTCTACGATACCAAAAAAATTAGATCGAAATATAAATTATCAGAGAATGATTTTGTACTTGCAAAAGTCTCTCGATTTTCAAAATTAAAAGGACATAAGTATCTCATCGATGCATTTAAAACGATTACTCCAAAAATTAATAATTGTAAGCTACTATTAATTGGAAATGGCGAATTGGAGGATGAGTTAAAATCGTATATTAAACATTCTGGTCTTGAAGATAAAATTATATTTACTGGATTAATTCCTCCCAATGAAATCCCAGAGGTTTTGTCTTCCATTGACGTGCTTGTTCATACTTCTTTACTTGAGGGTCTTGCCCGAGTATTACCGCAAGCTATAATGCTTGAAAAACCGATAATATCATTCGATTTGGATGGGGCACATGAAGTAATAAAAGATGGATTAAATGGATATTTAATTGAGCCGGAAAATATTTCAAGCTTAGCCGAAAAAATCTTAATGCTCTGTTACGATAAGAAAAAGTCTAAACTAATGGGGAGGAATGGTAAAAGAATGATTGGCAATGAATTCAGTGATAAGGTAATGGTTGGAAAAATAGACCTCATTTATAGAGAGTTAATAAAATTCAAAGTGTAA
- a CDS encoding sugar transferase has protein sequence MSKSKQKIFLLLTDFITINISWILFFYFRVEANWFEMVFQPEFMLPMFVVYVYWFLIFLFVGMYRTWFAASRFDELTTLFKSSFFGVLILFFLIFIDDAMHQVSSTQRFVILLYWGIFLLFVGGGRLFIRSLQRQLLIKGIGRRNTLIVGFNERAKSIYDQIEHYRALGLDVAGFVTLSDNSSGAYKDKKVIAQIDNLEQIVEQNKIEEIIIALDHHEHAQMLEVVAKCDIKGVSIKIVPDLYEIISGQARTNQLYGFPLIEIMPELMPVWEQKIKRTIDLFVSTLILIITSPVLILVSLSIKIDSKGPVFYKQIRVGKDGKEFKVYKFRSMLQDAEKLSGPVWSQKNDPRITRVGRFIRTVRLDEVPQFINIFQGHMSLVGPRPERPFFVEKLSQEIPLYKRRLKVRPGITGWAQVKHKYDENIEDVKKKLQYDLYYIENISLRMDFKILFRTIFVVLFGKGHFEN, from the coding sequence ATGTCTAAATCAAAACAAAAAATATTTCTGCTTCTTACGGATTTCATTACAATTAACATTTCGTGGATTTTATTTTTCTATTTCAGGGTTGAGGCAAATTGGTTTGAAATGGTTTTTCAGCCAGAGTTTATGCTGCCGATGTTTGTGGTTTATGTTTATTGGTTCTTGATTTTTCTATTTGTTGGAATGTATCGGACTTGGTTCGCTGCTTCTCGTTTTGATGAATTGACTACTCTATTTAAATCTTCCTTTTTTGGCGTTCTTATACTTTTTTTCTTGATCTTCATTGACGATGCTATGCATCAAGTTAGCTCAACTCAACGGTTTGTTATTCTTCTCTACTGGGGAATATTCTTACTATTCGTTGGCGGAGGAAGGCTTTTCATTCGAAGTCTGCAGCGCCAATTATTGATCAAAGGCATTGGACGGCGGAATACCCTGATTGTCGGCTTCAATGAAAGAGCAAAAAGTATCTATGATCAAATAGAACATTACCGTGCACTCGGTCTTGATGTAGCGGGATTCGTTACACTCAGTGATAACTCAAGCGGTGCGTATAAGGATAAAAAAGTTATTGCACAAATTGACAATTTAGAGCAAATCGTTGAGCAGAACAAAATTGAAGAGATAATCATTGCGCTCGATCATCACGAGCACGCGCAAATGCTTGAAGTCGTTGCGAAGTGTGATATTAAGGGAGTTAGTATCAAAATCGTTCCCGATTTATATGAGATCATTAGCGGACAGGCGCGAACAAACCAGCTCTATGGTTTCCCGCTCATCGAAATTATGCCCGAGTTAATGCCGGTTTGGGAACAAAAAATTAAAAGAACAATAGACTTATTCGTTTCTACACTTATTTTAATTATTACCTCACCAGTTTTGATTTTAGTATCTCTTTCGATTAAAATTGATTCAAAAGGACCTGTTTTTTACAAACAAATCCGAGTTGGAAAAGATGGAAAGGAATTTAAAGTCTATAAGTTCCGGTCCATGCTTCAAGACGCCGAAAAACTTTCAGGTCCGGTTTGGTCGCAGAAAAATGATCCGCGTATTACGAGAGTTGGTCGATTTATTCGCACAGTCCGACTTGATGAAGTGCCGCAGTTCATAAATATTTTTCAAGGACATATGAGTTTGGTCGGTCCGAGACCCGAGCGGCCATTTTTTGTTGAAAAACTTTCCCAGGAAATTCCTTTATATAAGAGAAGATTAAAAGTCCGGCCAGGAATTACCGGCTGGGCTCAAGTGAAACATAAGTATGATGAGAACATTGAAGATGTGAAGAAGAAGTTACAGTACGATCTTTATTATATTGAAAATATTTCACTGAGGATGGATTTTAAAATTCTCTTCAGAACTATTTTCGTTGTGCTTTTCGGGAAAGGACATTTTGAGAATTGA
- a CDS encoding DegT/DnrJ/EryC1/StrS family aminotransferase, whose translation MNIQMVDLKRQYQKIKTEIDEAIADVISSTQFIGGKHVAEFECECAGYLDVKYTASCANGTDALQIALMALDIGNGDEVITTPFTFVATTEMIALVGAKPVYVDIDEKSFNIDPKKIKEKITSRTKAILPVHLYGNPVEMDEILMIAKEHNLFVIEDSAQAFGAEYKGKKICSFGDIACISFFPSKNLGCYGDGGMVTTNSDEIYKRVKMIANHGSKERYVHEILGVNSRLDALQAAILRVKLKYIDQVNQNRINNAKKYSERLAGIDGVIVPSFESYSKHIFHQCTLRVPRRDELQNYLKEKNIPSMIYYPIPLHMQPAFSSFAKGVNLPITDKFSKEVISLPMHPELLEEEIDYITSTIKEFYS comes from the coding sequence ATGAATATTCAAATGGTCGATTTGAAGCGGCAGTATCAAAAAATTAAAACAGAAATTGATGAGGCAATTGCTGATGTTATAAGTTCAACACAATTCATCGGTGGAAAACATGTTGCAGAATTTGAATGTGAATGTGCCGGTTATCTCGATGTAAAATATACCGCATCGTGCGCAAATGGAACAGATGCACTGCAAATCGCATTGATGGCACTTGATATTGGAAATGGTGATGAAGTGATCACTACACCATTTACATTTGTTGCTACAACAGAGATGATAGCTTTAGTCGGTGCAAAACCTGTCTATGTTGATATCGATGAAAAAAGCTTCAACATCGATCCAAAAAAAATAAAAGAAAAAATTACTTCTCGGACAAAAGCAATCCTTCCGGTTCATCTTTATGGTAATCCAGTCGAAATGGACGAAATCCTTATGATTGCTAAAGAACATAATCTTTTTGTCATAGAAGATTCTGCTCAAGCATTTGGTGCAGAGTATAAAGGAAAAAAAATCTGCAGTTTCGGTGATATCGCATGCATCAGTTTTTTCCCGAGTAAAAATTTAGGATGCTATGGTGATGGAGGAATGGTAACGACAAATTCAGATGAGATCTATAAGCGAGTGAAAATGATTGCTAATCACGGATCCAAGGAACGGTATGTTCACGAAATTCTTGGTGTTAACAGTCGACTGGATGCACTTCAAGCTGCAATACTTCGAGTTAAACTAAAATACATTGATCAAGTGAATCAAAACAGAATCAATAATGCAAAAAAGTATTCTGAAAGATTAGCGGGAATTGATGGAGTGATTGTCCCATCGTTTGAGAGTTACTCAAAACATATCTTTCATCAGTGCACACTTCGAGTACCAAGAAGGGATGAACTTCAAAATTATCTTAAAGAAAAAAATATTCCTTCGATGATCTATTATCCAATTCCATTGCACATGCAGCCTGCCTTTAGCAGTTTTGCTAAAGGCGTAAATTTGCCAATAACCGATAAATTTTCTAAAGAAGTCATTTCACTTCCAATGCATCCCGAATTATTGGAAGAAGAAATTGATTATATAACTAGCACAATAAAGGAATTTTATTCTTAA
- a CDS encoding polyprenol monophosphomannose synthase: MSEALVIIPTYNESENIAKIIPDILKLTKGEVDIAVVDDNSPDGTADVVRKFQKENENIILINRLKKEGLGKAYVAGFEFALKNGYEFIFEMDADYSHDPKEIKNFLKKIKDFDLVIGSRYVQGVRVLNWPLRRLFLSVFANLYTKVITGMPIYDATGGFKCFRRKVLESIDLKKIKSNGYAFQIEMNFKAFKKGFNIAEMPIVFVDRIKGHSKMSRKIVWEAAWMVWKLRIKSLFKLL; encoded by the coding sequence ATGTCTGAAGCCCTTGTAATTATTCCGACCTACAATGAATCCGAAAATATCGCTAAGATAATTCCGGATATATTGAAACTTACAAAAGGGGAGGTAGATATTGCGGTAGTGGATGATAATTCTCCTGATGGCACTGCGGATGTCGTCCGTAAATTTCAGAAAGAGAATGAAAATATAATTCTCATAAATCGTTTGAAAAAAGAAGGACTCGGAAAAGCATATGTTGCCGGTTTTGAATTCGCATTAAAGAATGGATATGAATTTATTTTCGAAATGGATGCTGACTACTCTCACGATCCAAAGGAAATAAAAAATTTTCTTAAGAAGATTAAAGATTTCGATTTAGTAATCGGTTCTCGTTATGTGCAAGGCGTCAGAGTTCTGAATTGGCCGCTTAGAAGATTGTTCCTTAGTGTATTCGCAAATCTTTATACAAAAGTTATTACTGGAATGCCCATCTATGATGCTACGGGAGGATTCAAATGCTTCCGACGGAAAGTACTTGAATCGATCGATTTGAAAAAAATTAAATCAAATGGTTATGCATTTCAGATTGAAATGAATTTCAAAGCATTCAAGAAAGGTTTCAACATAGCTGAAATGCCGATTGTCTTTGTTGATCGAATTAAAGGACATTCCAAAATGAGCAGAAAGATTGTATGGGAGGCGGCATGGATGGTCTGGAAGCTGAGAATAAAAAGTTTATTCAAACTTTTATAA
- a CDS encoding glycosyltransferase, whose translation MIDLSIIIVNFNVKAFLQNCLISIQKSVQNISHEIIVVDNASDDGSVEFIKKNFSQVNLIESKTNLGFSKANNLGLLKASGKYICLINPDTLVQENTFIEMIKFFESNPEAGLAGCKILNPDGTFQLACRRSFPTPWVAFTKVIGLSRLFPKFKFFSKYNLTYLNENETYEVDAVSGSFMFLRKDVYEKIGGLDEKFFMYGEDLDWCYRVNANGYKVYYVHSTQIIHYKGESTRRSNLDEVKVFYGAMRLFVSKHFSTSWLLEIVLQAAINLRSFAAFVGKRKLIFTAVLVEVIIFNLVLLLSEELYKVFSGFGGFPNYAYPIVFIIPALIFLLTAFSLQCYEIKNLPVSKLLIAIFISFLFTSTLTYFFKDYAFSRAIILILYLMLAVVLPLWRIIIKIWFKYPRTNRRSLFEAGTLIVGTNDSAVELIRKLKRSHNFYCDIIGLIDIDRKRIGEKIKDVEIIGSIDAIGKIIRAKKINEVIFATDFLSYQDLLKIVASNQGLNTQFHLVDKNYDFIIGKKDVMELDNLPLIEIEYNITQPIHRFMKRAFDLFVAIPLIIFVYPIAILIRLISNKKNKLLYLPQVFIGKYSFVGASLSEKESSIYLGKPGLTGIVQINENKNLSDEEIEHMNIYYARNQNIWLDIEIIIKQVQNFIR comes from the coding sequence TTGATCGACCTATCTATTATAATAGTTAATTTTAACGTTAAAGCTTTTTTGCAGAACTGTTTGATCTCGATTCAAAAATCAGTTCAGAACATTTCACACGAAATAATCGTTGTTGATAACGCATCGGATGATGGCAGTGTCGAATTTATCAAGAAGAATTTTTCGCAAGTCAATTTAATTGAGTCAAAGACTAATTTAGGTTTTAGCAAAGCAAACAATCTCGGATTGCTGAAAGCATCTGGAAAGTATATTTGCCTGATCAATCCGGATACGTTAGTGCAGGAAAATACATTTATTGAGATGATCAAATTCTTTGAGTCAAATCCAGAAGCGGGTTTAGCCGGTTGCAAAATCCTGAATCCTGATGGTACGTTTCAGCTTGCATGCCGGCGAAGTTTCCCTACGCCATGGGTTGCATTTACAAAGGTCATTGGATTGAGCAGACTTTTTCCCAAGTTCAAATTTTTTTCAAAATATAATTTGACATACCTAAATGAAAACGAAACTTATGAAGTAGATGCCGTCAGCGGTTCATTCATGTTTTTGCGTAAAGATGTTTACGAAAAAATTGGCGGACTGGATGAAAAATTTTTTATGTATGGAGAGGATCTTGATTGGTGCTACCGTGTTAATGCAAACGGATACAAAGTTTATTACGTTCACTCAACACAAATAATTCACTACAAAGGAGAGAGTACGCGCCGCAGCAATCTTGATGAGGTAAAAGTTTTTTACGGTGCGATGCGTCTATTTGTCAGTAAACATTTTTCAACCTCTTGGCTTTTAGAAATTGTCTTACAAGCAGCAATTAATCTGAGAAGCTTTGCGGCTTTTGTTGGAAAACGAAAACTGATCTTCACTGCTGTTTTGGTTGAAGTAATTATTTTCAATTTGGTGTTATTATTGAGCGAGGAATTGTACAAAGTTTTTTCTGGATTTGGCGGATTTCCTAATTATGCATATCCAATTGTTTTTATTATTCCTGCGTTGATTTTCTTGTTGACTGCATTTTCATTGCAATGTTATGAAATAAAGAATCTTCCGGTTTCAAAATTGCTGATTGCAATTTTTATAAGTTTTCTTTTCACAAGCACTTTAACATATTTCTTTAAGGATTATGCATTCAGTCGTGCTATTATTCTAATCCTGTATCTAATGCTTGCGGTTGTTCTTCCTTTGTGGCGAATAATTATTAAAATATGGTTTAAATATCCAAGAACAAATCGGCGCTCACTTTTTGAAGCAGGGACGCTAATTGTCGGGACAAATGATTCTGCTGTGGAGCTTATCCGGAAATTAAAACGCTCGCATAATTTTTATTGTGATATTATTGGCTTAATTGATATTGATAGAAAACGAATTGGGGAAAAAATTAAGGATGTCGAAATTATCGGAAGTATCGATGCCATCGGAAAAATAATTCGTGCAAAAAAAATTAATGAGGTTATTTTTGCGACTGATTTTCTTTCTTATCAAGATTTATTAAAAATTGTTGCTTCGAATCAAGGATTAAATACTCAATTTCATCTTGTAGATAAAAATTATGATTTCATCATTGGAAAAAAAGATGTTATGGAACTGGATAACCTGCCATTAATCGAAATTGAATACAATATTACTCAGCCTATTCATCGGTTTATGAAGCGTGCTTTTGATCTCTTTGTCGCCATTCCTTTAATAATTTTTGTATATCCTATCGCAATCCTTATCAGACTAATTTCAAATAAGAAAAATAAATTATTATATTTACCTCAGGTGTTTATAGGTAAGTACAGCTTTGTCGGAGCATCTCTTTCTGAAAAGGAGAGCAGTATTTACCTTGGAAAACCTGGATTAACCGGTATTGTTCAGATAAACGAAAATAAAAATCTATCTGATGAAGAAATTGAACACATGAATATTTACTATGCAAGGAATCAAAATATTTGGTTGGATATTGAAATTATCATTAAGCAGGTACAAAATTTTATTAGGTAA
- a CDS encoding acetyl-CoA carboxylase carboxyltransferase subunit alpha — MAKTILEFEKPIIELEAKISEMRKLSETLDINEEIGGLEEKINLLQDQIYANLSRWQIVQLARHPERPYTIDYIEKMSTNFIELHGDRTFRDDKAVVGGFGMLDGETVMFIGQQKGRDTKSNLYRNFGMMNPEGYRKALRLMKLAEKFNKPVITFLDTPGAYPGIEAEERGQAEAIAKNLFEMSCLKIPIIVVIIGEGASGGALGIGIGDKVLMLEYCWYSVISPESCSSILWRSWEYKEQAAEALKLTARDLLDLKIIDKIVPEPKGGAHRNPDEAAMILKRILISELKKLKKIKIDKLISDRIEKFANMGVYSE, encoded by the coding sequence ATGGCAAAGACAATATTAGAATTTGAAAAACCAATCATAGAACTCGAAGCTAAAATTTCCGAAATGCGAAAGCTCTCGGAAACTTTGGATATCAACGAAGAAATCGGCGGGCTTGAAGAAAAAATAAATCTCCTTCAAGATCAAATTTATGCAAATCTCTCCCGCTGGCAGATTGTTCAATTAGCTCGGCATCCCGAGAGACCATATACAATAGATTATATCGAAAAAATGTCCACAAATTTTATTGAACTGCATGGTGATAGAACATTCAGAGATGATAAAGCTGTCGTCGGCGGATTTGGGATGCTCGATGGCGAAACCGTAATGTTCATTGGACAGCAGAAAGGTCGAGATACAAAGAGCAATCTCTACAGAAACTTTGGAATGATGAATCCAGAAGGCTATAGAAAAGCATTGCGGTTGATGAAACTCGCAGAAAAATTTAATAAGCCAGTTATCACTTTTCTTGATACGCCTGGTGCATATCCTGGTATTGAAGCCGAAGAGCGAGGGCAAGCAGAAGCAATTGCGAAAAATTTATTTGAAATGTCTTGTCTTAAAATTCCCATAATTGTCGTAATCATTGGAGAAGGAGCTTCCGGCGGGGCGCTTGGAATAGGAATAGGTGATAAAGTATTAATGCTCGAATACTGCTGGTACTCTGTAATTTCTCCTGAATCATGTTCAAGTATTTTATGGAGAAGTTGGGAATACAAAGAACAAGCCGCAGAAGCATTGAAATTAACTGCGCGTGATTTACTTGATCTGAAAATTATCGATAAGATCGTTCCAGAACCAAAAGGAGGGGCTCACCGTAATCCTGATGAAGCTGCTATGATTTTAAAACGAATCTTAATTTCTGAATTGAAAAAATTAAAAAAAATAAAAATAGATAAACTAATTTCTGATCGAATAGAAAAATTCGCAAACATGGGGGTTTATTCGGAGTAA
- a CDS encoding acyl-CoA thioesterase, with translation MLSTKTLLRPRYADTDQMGIVHHAKYFEYFEIARTDLLRTAGLSYAEFEQMGFLLPLTDCYASFIIPILYDVLIRIETTLVEIHSAQLHLKYKVFRDSDNQLLSEGFTKHAFVRKETMKPIRPPKIYIDTLTNYFNQK, from the coding sequence ATGCTATCTACTAAAACGCTTCTCCGCCCTCGTTATGCTGATACTGATCAAATGGGGATCGTTCACCATGCCAAGTATTTCGAGTATTTTGAAATCGCACGAACCGATTTGCTGCGAACTGCTGGATTATCTTATGCTGAATTTGAGCAAATGGGTTTTCTTCTACCGTTGACAGATTGCTATGCAAGCTTCATCATTCCAATTTTATATGATGTACTCATTCGTATCGAAACAACACTTGTAGAAATTCATTCTGCACAGCTGCACTTAAAGTATAAAGTTTTTAGGGATTCTGATAATCAGCTCCTTTCGGAGGGATTTACGAAGCATGCTTTTGTCAGAAAAGAAACAATGAAACCTATCCGTCCTCCGAAAATATATATTGATACGCTTACAAATTATTTTAATCAGAAATGA
- the nadC gene encoding carboxylating nicotinate-nucleotide diphosphorylase gives MIDPNFVAPLIKLAVNEDIHEGDVTSEACVDSNLTGEGKFLCKEDGVLAGIEVIEYLVNIQLPSVRFQSQRTDGENIFKGEYFASIDGHLQKLLTYERTILNFLQRMSGVATLTNKFVEIVKGTDARILDTRKTIPGWRYLDKLAVEIGGGKNHRFGLFDMFLIKDNHIVAAKGITNAVMLCKKYRDEKKMKYKIEVEVKNLEELLEALQLNVDRIMLDNFIIDDMRKAVELTDKKCELEVSGGVNLESVRAIAETGVDYISIGALTHSVKALDISLEL, from the coding sequence ATGATTGATCCTAATTTCGTTGCTCCTTTAATTAAGCTTGCAGTGAATGAAGATATTCACGAAGGAGATGTCACCTCTGAAGCTTGTGTAGATTCAAATCTTACCGGAGAGGGAAAATTCTTATGTAAAGAAGATGGAGTCCTGGCTGGCATTGAAGTAATTGAGTATCTTGTTAATATTCAGCTTCCAAGTGTAAGATTTCAATCACAAAGAACTGATGGTGAAAATATATTTAAAGGAGAATATTTCGCAAGCATCGATGGACATCTTCAGAAACTTTTAACTTACGAACGGACAATATTAAATTTTCTACAGAGAATGAGCGGAGTCGCAACTTTAACTAACAAGTTTGTTGAAATTGTCAAAGGAACAGATGCAAGAATTCTTGATACACGAAAAACAATTCCGGGCTGGCGTTATCTTGATAAGCTCGCCGTTGAGATCGGTGGAGGAAAAAACCATCGTTTCGGTTTGTTCGATATGTTCCTAATAAAAGACAATCACATTGTTGCAGCCAAAGGAATTACCAACGCTGTGATGCTTTGTAAAAAATATCGAGATGAAAAAAAAATGAAATACAAAATTGAAGTCGAGGTAAAAAACTTAGAGGAACTCCTTGAAGCATTACAGCTCAATGTAGATAGAATTATGCTCGATAACTTCATAATCGATGATATGCGTAAAGCTGTAGAGTTGACTGACAAAAAATGTGAACTCGAAGTTTCCGGCGGTGTGAATCTCGAGTCGGTTCGAGCAATCGCCGAAACGGGCGTTGATTATATTTCAATTGGTGCGTTAACTCATTCAGTAAAAGCTTTGGATATTTCTTTAGAGTTATAA
- a CDS encoding radical SAM protein codes for MLPLYKEKLTISELTKRSIQLNRLLESCTICPNQCGIDRMIDNSGLCHSSDKVIISSVGPHYGEEPPLVGIFGSGTIFFTNCNLSCEFCQNYDISHLGAGREITIEQLAESMIALQNRGCHNINLVTPTHFTPQLVSALVIAIEKGLEIPIVYNCGGYESIETLKLLDGVIDIYMPDIKYSVNENALKYSGVEDYWNVVQSALKEMQRQVGNLKISRSGNAQRGLLIRHLVLPNQLSGSKLVIDFIANEISKDSYVNIMEQYRPAYNAFLYPELNRRITNSEFGDVIQYAKKAGLHRGFEA; via the coding sequence ATGCTGCCACTGTATAAAGAGAAACTTACAATTTCGGAATTAACTAAAAGATCAATTCAGTTGAACAGACTGCTGGAATCATGCACAATTTGTCCAAATCAATGCGGTATCGATAGAATGATTGATAATTCAGGATTATGTCATTCGTCTGATAAAGTAATTATTTCAAGTGTTGGTCCGCACTACGGCGAGGAGCCTCCGCTTGTTGGAATATTCGGCTCAGGAACAATATTTTTTACTAATTGTAATTTGAGCTGTGAGTTTTGTCAGAATTATGATATTAGTCATTTAGGTGCAGGTAGAGAAATAACTATTGAACAACTGGCTGAATCAATGATAGCTCTTCAGAATCGTGGTTGTCACAATATTAATCTTGTAACTCCGACTCACTTCACTCCGCAACTTGTCTCTGCCTTGGTTATTGCAATTGAAAAAGGATTAGAAATTCCCATCGTGTATAATTGCGGTGGTTATGAATCGATTGAGACACTAAAACTCCTTGATGGTGTAATTGATATTTATATGCCCGACATAAAATATTCTGTAAATGAAAATGCACTGAAATATTCTGGTGTTGAAGATTATTGGAATGTAGTTCAATCAGCTTTAAAAGAAATGCAGCGACAAGTTGGGAATTTGAAAATCAGTCGAAGTGGAAATGCACAAAGAGGTTTACTTATAAGGCATTTGGTTCTTCCCAATCAACTATCAGGTTCAAAGCTGGTTATTGATTTCATCGCAAATGAAATCTCAAAAGATTCGTATGTGAACATTATGGAGCAGTACAGACCTGCGTATAATGCCTTTCTCTATCCTGAATTAAACAGACGAATTACGAATTCTGAATTTGGTGATGTGATTCAGTACGCTAAGAAAGCTGGATTGCACAGAGGGTTTGAGGCGTGA
- a CDS encoding serine hydrolase — translation MTKRKYKMKYLLITLSASILFFGCIKHNVSLLIKEKVEKDIQNLALEYEGIIGAAAKNFNTGETIFVNADSLFPTASVIKLPILVELFSQAKSKKIDLQKFVTILDSVKVGGAGVLQNFDGDTKIKLIDAATLMIILSDNTATNIVIDQLGNDHEDKLNAVNNRMTSLGLNSTKLLNKVFSFATKKKTYESIRFGLGYSSPNEMINLLEKIYKREVIDSTYSEKIISIMKNQNDDSMIRRFLPSGENIQVANKTGAVDQSRIDVGIIFSPKADIGIAIFADQSKDTQWTHDNKAQNAVAKTAKMIYNYFTRGELEY, via the coding sequence TTGACAAAACGAAAGTATAAAATGAAATATTTGCTCATCACTCTATCAGCTTCAATTTTATTTTTCGGCTGCATCAAGCATAATGTTTCTCTTCTCATAAAAGAAAAGGTAGAAAAAGACATTCAGAATCTTGCTCTTGAATACGAAGGAATCATTGGAGCAGCAGCAAAAAATTTCAATACAGGTGAAACTATTTTTGTCAACGCCGATTCTCTATTCCCAACAGCGAGCGTGATTAAGCTTCCTATCTTGGTTGAGCTTTTCTCTCAAGCAAAAAGCAAAAAAATTGATTTGCAAAAGTTTGTTACAATTTTAGATTCAGTTAAAGTTGGCGGGGCAGGTGTACTTCAAAATTTTGACGGCGATACAAAAATTAAATTGATAGACGCCGCGACTCTAATGATCATACTTTCAGATAATACTGCAACGAATATTGTAATTGATCAACTCGGTAATGACCATGAGGACAAGTTAAACGCTGTAAATAACCGAATGACTTCCCTTGGATTGAACAGCACAAAACTGTTAAACAAAGTATTTTCTTTCGCGACAAAAAAGAAAACGTACGAATCGATAAGATTCGGACTCGGTTATTCTTCACCAAACGAGATGATCAATTTACTTGAAAAAATTTACAAGCGTGAAGTTATAGATTCAACTTACTCTGAGAAAATAATCTCGATTATGAAAAACCAAAACGACGATTCGATGATCAGAAGATTTCTTCCTTCTGGAGAAAATATACAAGTTGCAAATAAAACCGGTGCAGTAGATCAAAGCAGAATTGATGTAGGAATTATTTTTTCTCCAAAAGCAGACATAGGAATCGCAATCTTCGCCGATCAAAGCAAAGACACACAATGGACACATGACAACAAAGCCCAAAATGCTGTCGCTAAAACAGCAAAAATGATTTACAATTATTTCACAAGAGGGGAACTAGAATATTGA